A region of the Tachyglossus aculeatus isolate mTacAcu1 chromosome 9, mTacAcu1.pri, whole genome shotgun sequence genome:
CTTCCTCATTTTCTTCTTGCAGCGCTGGGGGAAGGCAGGCGGGGAGCCCATGAGGCTGTCGGCCGAGGGGGAGCCGTAGCTGCTTTCGGAGCCGTCGGGGCTCTGGGCCATCGCGGCCTCGCTCACGCCCGACATGGGCTCCTCGAAGACGTCGCCGCCCAGGACGCCGTGCCCGGCCCCGCTGCCCTCCTCGCTCTCCTGGGGCTCCATCTTCACCTGGGACAGGTTCCAGAGAGGGGAAGCGTTCGCCTCGGCGCCTGACGAGCGACCCGGCGGAAACGGCCGTCAGGCGGAGGGGACGGAGAGCCCGCCGACGACCCTCTGGTCTTTGGGCACCCACAAACACGTAAACCAGACGCACCCCTTTCAACTCGCTGCCCGACTTCAGGCCCGGCCCGATTTCCCTCTGGCAAGGTGGACGCTGATGCGTCGCACGACGACGCTGATGGCATctgttcggcgcttactacgtgccaagcaccgttttagagcgctgggggagatgcaaggttgtCCCATTTCGGGTTcaccgttttccagatggggtaagatTAGAACCTCATCTGGAATTAagtgagggattagaacccaccacctccgacccccaagcccgggctctttccaccgagccgcgcggCTTCTCTACCCCCCAAAAGAGGTGGTGTTTCATGGGATAATCTACGGCCGACCAACCCCGGGCTGCTTTACGTGGCTGCCCAAGGACTCGGAGCTGGCGTCTAATTCAGGTGCAAGTAAACGGGGCCCAGGACCCACCTGAGGTCTGCGGGGAGGCTTCCACCTCCAGGTTCTGCGCTGCCAGCACCGCCCCGGGCAGGGCCTGGTCCCCCGGCCCCAGCTCCCCCTCCAGCTCCTcgctgatggggaaactgatgtCGCTGACGGGCTCCTCCTTGATCCTCACGGGCTTGGTGTCTTCCGACGCCTTCTCCGGATTCACCATTCTCTCGTACTCCTCCGACAGCTGCTTGCTCACCTGTCGGCCAAGCGGGGACGGTTGGGGGAGGGACACAGGCGGCTCGAGAGTCTGGCCGCTGTTGCCGGCCTCAGGGCGGACGGGGACGGCGGGGGAATCCTTTCGGACTCGGGGAGCACGTGTCACCCcaagcgagaagcagcacggcctagtggaaagagcacgggccggacGGGACCCGAGTCCTaatcccaagtcacttcacttcctcacctgtaaaatggggattccgtgcctgttttccctcctagactatgagccctgtgcgggacagggaccgtgtccccccTGATTAACTGGGGGGTTTCACTCGGAATAAAACGCTCCCACCTAATCTGTTAGCAGAGCAGCaccctgtgggagagggagggagggacggaaacAGCCTCATCCTTCTTCAAGTGCTAAAGGTGGCAGAGAGGGTGAGCTGCCCAGGAACAGGGCCGGTCTAGGAGGAGACCGGAAACAAGAGGCTTCGCTGTTTATCCCCACGTCTCTGACGGTCAGGAATGATTCCTCGGTCAAGACGTGCTGAATAGAGAAGCCCCACACGACCACCGCTGCAAGAACCTGCCCCATTAGCGGCTTCTCGCCCAGGATGGGCAGGGTACAGAGGAAGAGGTCCTTTGTTGGCACACCCGCTAGTCCACCTGGCCTTGGGGCCTGGCAATCTAGTAGAAAAGCGGGGCAAGGCCCCCCAGGACCCCGGTCTGCCGTGCTATTAggtgagcacttgccatgtgcccggacaccgtactaagcgctggagtaggttcgaggtgatcgggttggtcGCAGACCCCAgccgaggctcacggtcttagtccccatttaacgggtgaggcgactgaggcccagagaagcgaaaggaCTTCCCCGACGAGCggctgcagagccgggattagaactcagatcttccgagtcccgggcccgtgctctgtccccccGGGGCCCTCCGTGCTGCGCCGCTGGACGTTAGCTTGGTCCAGCCCGATTCCAGGGGAAatgtcaaatgggggttgagaccgtgagccccacgtgggacccaacTTGCCCGCATCCACCCCGACGGTCGGCAcggcgcctggcacctagtaagcgcccgaCGGACACCACCGTCATGCGGGCGGGGGGCCCCCCCTCACCTGCAGCATGTAGCTGTGATAGTCCTTGATGCGGTGCTGCCAGAACTTCTGCAGGGACAGCACGCTGCCGATGCCCACCTCGTGGAACACCTGCTCCATCACGTCGGGGAAGGGGGTCTGGCCCAGCCGGGCCTCCCGGTCCACGGTGAAGCGCAGCAGCTTGGTGAACTTGAGGCAGTACTCGTGGGCCACGTCCGTCAGGGTCTCCAGGACGCTCTCGTTGGCGAACTCGAAGCCCGCGTGGGCCAGGACGGTGGCCACCGACTGGTAGAGGAGTTGCCGGCACGAGTTCCAGCTCAGCTCCGTCACCGGCTCGCCTTTCCCCCTGGAAGGCGTCAGCGGGCCCTGAAAGGCCGTCGAGCGGGGCTGCCCCGCTCCCCCTGGGACCCTCCGCGCCACGGGGAGGGGACAACCCCGTTCAGACCCCGTCCGGCCGCCTCCGCCCCATTAGACGAGCCCAGGGCTCCGCGCGGAGCAACCCTACGGACGGGCCGGGTTAAACGGAGGACACCGGTCGGGCGACTTGCttcccgggaggaggagggagacgagggggcggacagagggaggaggtgggaatagGAGGGGAAGCCATCTGAAGCCCCACGAGCATTACTCTgcaccgccgcttgtctgctgcgtgaccttgggcaagtcacttcagtgccctgtgcctcggttacctcatctggaaaatggggatggagaccaggagccccatgtgggacagggaccatgtcccaccCGATGAGCTTGAATCTCCtctggtgcttaggacagtgttggacacatagtaagcacttagcaaacattaTCATTACTGATGAAACGCTGATTTAAAGCAATCAAaatacccctcccccccccccccccccccaaatggtGCCTTGTGGTTCCGGCCGAATGGTCAGCGCGCCCATTATTTTTCACGGGGAGGGCTTGGTTCATTTCTGCATCTTTTTCGGGTCATCGGTGCTTACGAAAAATTCTACTGCTGGGAGGTGCCCGATCAGATTTCAGGACAGACTCAGAAAAAGAATTCAGCAGCAACTGAAAGTTTCTGCTAGCCCACTGGGCCTGCGGCAGACAAGACGGGTGGCAAAATATGAGGAATGAGCATTCTGTGTTTCTCAGACAACATCATTAAGAGGGTACAGGAAAGAAAAATCAGCATGACCTGACGGGAagggtacgggcttgggagtaagaggacctgggttctaatcccacctccaccgcttgctgctgtgtgatctcgggctagtcatttctctttgcctcaatttgctcatcagcaaaatggggttccaagtcctgttttccctcctcctcgggttgtgggacggggactgcgtctaaTACGACTGCATcatacctccctagtgcttagtacttagtgcttgggaagcagcgtggctcagtggaaagagcacgggctttggagtcagaggtcaggggttcaaatccgggttctgccaattgtcagcggtgtgactttgggcaagtcataacttctctgtgcctcagtcacctcatctgtaaaatggggattaagactgtgacccccgtgggacaacctgattaccgtgtatccccccagtgcttagaacagtgctttgcacatagtaagcgcttaataccattattattattattacagtgtaaagagtaagcacttcattcggtcgtgtttatcgagcactgctgcaaagcactgtgctcttgtgagagtacgatattacagacacattccctgcccacaatgagcttagttaatgccattgattattattatcccgtggCTAGGTGTCccacttctccctgactttcccatcaccgttgactcGGCTCTCTCGCTCGCTCCACACGTCCAATCCGCCACCAAACCCTGTCGGCCTGACcttcgctaagatccgccctctcctccccacccaaaccgctaccccgtCAGTAcgatcgctcatcctatcccgactggattaccgcatcggcctccttttctgacctcccaacctcccgccTCTCCTCTCTTTATACTCcattccgctgcccggattatcttccttCAGAAACGcggtgggcatgtcactcccctcaaaaacctgcagtggttgcctatcaaccttcgcgtgaagcaaaaactcctcactctcggcttcaaagccgtCCGTCCCCTggccccgtcctacctcccctccctcctctaggtgacttgcccaaggacacacggcagacaagtgtcgggGTTGGGActagattcccaggcccttctgactcccagcccgggctctaaccactgggccactcggctgaattgcactctcccaagcgctcgctacagtaataataacggtgatggcatttacggagcgcttactacgtgcaaagcaccgttctaagcgctggggaggttacaaggtaataataataataaaatgatggcatttattaagcgcttactatgtgcaaagcaccgttctaagcgctggggaggttacaaggtaataataataataataataataataatgatgatggcatttattaagcgcttactatgtgcaaagcactgctctaagcgctggggaggttacaaggtgatcaggttgtcccatgtggggctcacggtcaaccccattttacagatgaggtaactgaggcacagggaagttaagtgacttgcctgaagtcacacagctggggatttgaacccatgacctctgactccaaagcccgggctctacaaggtgatcaggcacctcacagtcttcatccccgttttccagatggggtcactgaggcccggagaagtgaagcccaatgttgggtaggggctgtctctataggttgccaatttgtacttcccaagcgcttagtacggtgctctgcacatagtaagcgctcaataacccaGCCCGATCCCCCGGCAACGCTCCTGACCCCTcgccattactctatttatttatttatatctatttatttatttatgtatttattttatttgtacctgcttattctatttattttattttgttaataggttttgctttgttctcagtctccccccttctagactgtgagcccgcggttgggtagggaccgtctctagatgtcgccattagcgtggctcagtggacagggcccgggcttcggagtcagaggtcgtgggttcagatcccgcctctgccaacggtcagctgggcgacttcgggcaagccacttcgcttctctgcgcctgtcacctcatctgtaaaatggggattaagactgagcaccccatgggaccacctgatcaccctgtaacctccccagcgcttggaacggtgctttgcacatagtaagcgcttaataaatgccattattattattattattattattaataaatacgattgactgattgattgaagcgactcgcccaaagtgccACGGCTGacgatcggcggagccgggatttgaacccccgaggtctgactcccaaggccgcgcCGCCCCCCCGGGCGCCCGACGGGCCGGACCGACGGCCCGGAAGCCCCCCCGCTTACCGGTAGAAGTCACTCTCGGGGTcactgtggcggagctggaagggCAGCCTGGGGGTCTTGCCGTCCAGGGGCAGGAGGTCGTCCGGGACGGGAGGGGAGCCGGGGCAGGGCGGGAGGGGCTCGGCCTCCTCGGCTCGGACGCcgtccgcggcggcggcggcggcggcggcgatgaGGCCGCGGAGCCGGCGGCCGTGCTGGATGAGCTGGATGGTGTGGATGGTGAGGCTGCACGGCTCCGACGGGACGTCCAGCATGGTGGGAGGCCGCGGCCTGCGGGCCGACGGCTGGTGGAGGGGAGGGTCCTGCACCTCCACCGGGCGGAAGTCGCGGGGGAGCAGGTCGAAGGAGCCGCGGTTGGCCTGCGCCGACGACACCGGGATCTCGCCCCAGTAGCGCAGCATGGCCGGGACGGGacgggccgggcgggcgggcgatgCCCGGCGGGCCTCAGGACAGGCGGGCGATGCCCGGCAGGCCTCAGGACGGGCGGGCGCTCAACCGCCGGCACGGACAGAGACAACCGAGAGACCGCCGTGAgccggctggcatcctcagcgtGGGGCAAACGCCCCCGCCCTTACCCGCTGCTGAAAACGAAGCAGCCCACCCTCCAGGAGACTACCCGCCCCAACGCTCCGCACAGCCCCACACCCGGTCCCagggaagcggcggggctcactggaagtcaggggtcacgggttcgaatcccggctccgcccactgtcggctgggtgacttggggcaagtcacttcacttctctgggcctcagttccctcctctggaaaatggggatgaatgaggCGGGACCACCTCATCTCccggtaacctcctcagcgctcagaacggtgctgtgcgcgtagtaagcgcttaataaacgccatcatcgttattatttatttttaatccctcctccgccacttgtcagctgtccgaccctgggccggtcacttcactgggcctcagttccctcatctgtaagatggggatgaagactgtgagccccccgtgggacaatgtgatctccttgtaacctcctctgtgcttagaacagtgctttgcacgtagtaagcgcttaataaatgccatcatcgttattatttattattaatccctcctctgccacttgtcagctgtccgaccctgggccggtcacttcactgggcctcagttccctcatctgtaagatggggatgaagactgtgagccccccgtgggacaacctcatctcctggtaacctcctcagcgcttagaacggtgctttgcacgtagtaagcgcttaataaatgccgtcttcattattatttattattaatccctcccctgccacttctcagctgtccgaccctgggccggtcacttcactgggcctcagttccctcatctgtaagatggggatgaagactgtgagccccccgtgggacaacctcatctcctggtaacctcctcagcgcttagaacagtgctttgcacagagtaagcgcttaataaatgccatcatcgttattatttattattaatccctcctctgccacttctcagctgtccgaccctgggccggtcacttcactgggcctcagttccctcatctgtaagatggggatgaagactgtgagccccccgtgggacaacctcatctcctggtaacctcttcagcgcttagaacggtgctttgcacgtagtaagcgcttaataaatgccgtcatcattattatttattactaatccctcctctgccacttgtcagctgtttgaccctgggccggtcacttcactgggcctcagtccccgcatctgtaagatggggatgaagaccgtgagccccacatgggacaacccgactatcttgaatgtgccccagcgcttaaaacagtgcttggcatacagtaagcgcctaacaaataccgctattatcattatttgttaccCAAGGCCCACCCTGCCACCGACCTACGtagccctggctccgccacttgtcagccgtgtggctctgggccagtcacttgacttctctgggcctcagttccctcatctgtaagatggggatgaagaccgtgagccccacgggggacaacctgaggacCTCGTACCTTCTGCAGCGCTCAGAACCGTGcacggcacctagtgagcgcctaacacaTGCCAACATTAtgaccatcattattctctgggcctcggttccctcatctgtaaaaggggggtgaagactgtgagccccacgtggggcaacctgatgaccttgtatctcccccagcgtttagcacagtgctcggcccctagtaagcgcttaacaaatcccaacattatgcCTAtgattattgtctgggcctcggttccctcttctgtaaaagggggacgaagcctgcgagccccacgggggacaacctgaggacTTTGTATCTtccgcagcgctcagaacagtgctcggcacctagtaagtgcttaacaaatgccaacattgtgactattattattctctgggcctcagttccctcatctgtaagatggggatgaagactgtgagcccaacggggaTAACCTgctgactttgtatctccccccagcgcttagcatcgagtaagcgcttaacaaatcccaacattatgcCTATGGTTactgtctgggcctcggttccctcatctgtaaacaggggaCGAAGCCTgcgagtcccacaggggacaacctgaggacctcgtatcttccgcagcgcttagcacagtgctcggcgcctagtaagcgcttaacaaataccaacattgtgactatcattattctctgggcctcagttccctcatctataagatggggatgaagactgtgagcccagcgggggtaacctgatgaccttgtatctcccccccagtgcttagcacctagtaagcgcttaacacatcccaACATTATGACTATTGTTATtgtctgagcctcggttccctcatctgtaaaagggggacaaagcctgtgagcccctcggggggacaacctgatgaccctgcatctcgcagcgtggctcagtggaaagagcgggggcttgggagtcaaagttcacgggttcgaatcccggctctgccacttgtcagctgtgtgacctggggcaagccacgcaacttctctgtgcctcagttccctcatctggaaaatggggattaagaccgtgagccccacgggggacaacctgaaaaccttgcatcctccccagcgcttagaaccgtgctttgcacatagtaagcacttaataataataataataattataatgatgatgatggcatttgttaagcgcttactatatgcagagcaaaataccatcatcactactatttattattaatccctcctctgccacttagctgtctgactctgggccagtcacttcactgggcctcagttccctcatctggaaaacggggatgaagactgtgagccccacgggggacaacctgaaaaccctgtatcttccccagcgcttagaacagtgctttgcacctaataaatgcgtaacaaacaccaccgttattattagccccacgggggacaacctgaaaaccttgtaatgataataataataatggcatttattaagcacttactatgtgcaaagcaccgttctaagcgctggggaggttacaaggcgatcaggttgccccacgggggggggtcacagtcttcatccccattttccagatgagggaactgaggcccagagaagtgaaatgactggcccaaagtcacccagctgacaaacggcggagccgggatttgaacccatgacctctgactctcaagcccgggctctttccactgagccacgttgacttctcttgtatcttccccagtgcttagcacctagtaagtgcgtaacaaataccaccattattattagccccacgagggacaacctgaaaaccttgcaataataataattcattcaatcgtatttattgagcgcttaccgtgtgcagagcactgtactaagcgcttgggaagtccaagttggcaacatatagagacggtccctacccaacagcgggctcacggtctagcacttattaagcacttactaggggcaaagcaccgttctaaggtcccacggggcggggggggggtggggggctcacagtcttcatccccattttacagatgaggtaactgaggcccagagaagtgaagtgacttgccccaagtcacacagctgacaacttcatcttccccagcgcctagtaagtgcttaacaaataccacctttattattatcatctccccacccccccagcgcttagtacagtgcgtggcacctagtaagtgcttaaccaaggctgccattattattattatcatctccccaccccccagcgcttagtacagtgcgtggcacctagtaagcacttaaccaaggctgccattattattattatcatctccccaccccccagcactcagtacagtgcgtggcacctagtaagcgcttaaccaaggctgccattattattatcatcatctccccaccccccagcgcttagtacagtgcgcggcacctagtaagtgcttaacaaataccaccgttattgttattatcatctcctcaccccccagcgcttagtacagtgcgtggcacctagtaagcgcttaaccaaggccgccattattattattatcacctccccccccccccccagcgcttagtacagtgtgtggcacctggtaagcgcttaaccaaggccgccattattactattattattatcatcatcatctccccaccccccagcgcttagcacagtgcgtggcacctagtaagcgcctaaccaaggccaccattattattattataacctagtaagtgcttaacaaataccaacattattattatcatctccccccgcccccacgcttagtacagtgcgtggcacctgGTGAGTGGCACCTAACCAaggccgccattattattattatcatctagtaagtgcttaacaaataccgccattattatcattattattattattattattattattatcatctctccacccccagctcttagtacagtgcatggcacctagtagactgtgagcccactgtggggtagggaccgtctctagatgttgccaatttgtacttcccaagcgcttagtccagtgctctgcacacagtaagcgctcaataaatacgattgaatgaatgaatgaatgaacaaataccaccattactactattatcatctcccacccacccccagcgcttagtacaaggctctgcacacagtaaacgctcaataaacacgactgaatgaatgaatgaacaaatatcaccattatcatcaactctccccccagtgcttagtccagtgctctgcacacagtaagcactcaataaatacgactgaatgaatgagtgaatgaacaaatatcaccattatcatcatctctccccccaacgcttagtccagcgctctgcacacagtaagcactcaataaatacgactgaatgaatgaatgaacaaataccaccattatcatctccccccgagcgcttagtccagcgctctgcacacagtaagcgctcaataaatacgaccgaatgaacgaagtaccaccattattatcatctctcccaccccatgcttagtccagcgctctgcacacagtaagcgctccataaatatgactgaatgaatgaatgagcaaataccaccattatcatctccccccccagcgcttagtccagcgctctgcaca
Encoded here:
- the SUPT7L gene encoding STAGA complex 65 subunit gamma produces the protein MLRYWGEIPVSSAQANRGSFDLLPRDFRPVEVQDPPLHQPSARRPRPPTMLDVPSEPCSLTIHTIQLIQHGRRLRGLIAAAAAAAADGVRAEEAEPLPPCPGSPPVPDDLLPLDGKTPRLPFQLRHSDPESDFYRGKGEPVTELSWNSCRQLLYQSVATVLAHAGFEFANESVLETLTDVAHEYCLKFTKLLRFTVDREARLGQTPFPDVMEQVFHEVGIGSVLSLQKFWQHRIKDYHSYMLQVSKQLSEEYERMVNPEKASEDTKPVRIKEEPVSDISFPISEELEGELGPGDQALPGAVLAAQNLEVEASPQTSGAEANASPLWNLSQVKMEPQESEEGSGAGHGVLGGDVFEEPMSGVSEAAMAQSPDGSESSYGSPSADSLMGSPPAFPQRCKKKMRKV